Below is a window of Ovis aries strain OAR_USU_Benz2616 breed Rambouillet chromosome 20, ARS-UI_Ramb_v3.0, whole genome shotgun sequence DNA.
AGCACCGGTGCAGAAGCAGGGGGCCCAGTGGGAGGACCAGCGCCAGCCACGCCAGGCCCAGGAGGATCCAGATGGCTGCCAGACTCCGGTACACCGAGAGGTAATGCTTGCTGGGGTCTGTGCCTGGCAGGGAAGGGGGACACTATCAGTGTCAGTGGTCTGAGGGACAGCCACCCTCCAGGTTCCAAAAGGGttcccaccagcctccccctaATAAGGATCAGCAGGTGAGGCCCCTGGGGCGGGGAAAGGGTGATGGGTTCCCGGACCAGTGACTTCTAAGGATGTTGTGAGAATTTCCAGCAGCCTCACAAAGTGTTTGTCTCCCTTGAATAACCAGGGGCTCTCTGGTCCTCAAGAATTACCCCCTTCCCCCTGCTGACATCCCCCCCACCCCGAATCCCAGTGGCCCCCACCCTGTGATCTGTGGCTGCCCCTTTCTCACCGACGACATAGTCCCCGAAGCCGATGGTGCTGAGGGTGATGAAGGCGAAGTAGAAGCCCTCGCTGAAGCTCCAGCCCTCCACGTGGCTGAAGACCATGGGTGGCAAGATGAGAATGAGCAGCGTCCCCAGTGCCAAGAAGAGGGCCAGGCCCAGGATCTGCAGCAGCTGGAAGCGGAGGAGTCTCTGAGTCCGCTCGGAAGGCCCATGGTTATAAGCAGGGGAGGGGGTCTGGGGCGAGCTAGGAAATGGGCTGGGCCATAGTCAGGTCCTTAGCCTGCACCCCTGTGGGGCGGGGGTTGTATTTCTCGGTGTGTGACATCTTGTCCAGGCCAGAGAAAGAGCTGGTCAGCAGGACTGTGTCAGTGGGTCAAGTTGGAGATGCCTTTCGGCTTGGTGTCCATGTGTGCAGGACCCCGAGGACTTAGATATAGGATGGAAGATGGTCCCTGAGCCGTCCCCAATCCTGCTACACCTCTGCCTCTTTGCATAGCTTTGCAAGGGCCCAGATGACAGGGTGGGCACTGGGGGTGTTCAGGGTGGCATGGAGTTCTCTGATGATCATGGAGGTGTGTGCCCAGATAGATCCCCCTTTGAAGAAGGCCTAGCTGAGCCGCCAGCAGGTGGCCTCCAACCGTCTCTCTCAGGGTGTATTTCAGCCTGGCCCAAGGGCACACCTTGCCATGCCCGATTGAGGCCGGGGCAGAGTCCTGGCCACGTCAGCGCCCACTGTGGGGCAGCTTGTGCCACCGGCACCTGCCCAGCTCCTTGAGGGGTGGGCTGAGGCTTTGTCCAGCCTGCGCCACAATTTCGCTCCTCCGTCCACCTGGTCCTTTTCGTCCATGGTTGTCGACCCCTAACACCCTGCTAGCCAGATTCTGTCTGGGCGACGTAAGCGCAAAAGAGTCTGTCCCagaggggctgtggggagggaggaccTTACCTGGGAGCGTCTGGGCTGGTCCTCCCACCTCTCCAGCATGGTCAGGTGGGCACGCAGCCCTGTGCCCAGGTGGTTGAGGAAGCCCACGTTGAGCGGGATGCCCACCAGGGCATAGAAGACACAGAAGACCTGGCCTGCCTCTGTGCTGGGGGCCAGGTTCCCATATCCTGCAGGTGGGGGAGAGGGCGCAAATATGAGGAAGGGAGAATTCGGAATGGCCTCCCTGACAGACTCTAGCAGAGGCTGATTTCCCACCACCACAGGGAGGAGAGGTGCAAAGGGGAGAATGGGGCGGGGCTGAGAGAAAGCGCCTCTGTTCTCATGAACACTCTTCTCAACCTCTTCTGGAATGATCTCTATTGGTAAGTATCCTTCCAAAAacaccacctccaggaagccctcctgacTGCCAGCCTCTTCCTGTTTACCAGGTGTGATTCCCCACAGTGCTTTGTGTCATTCCTATCTAGCTATCTAGTTTGCCCTGTGCTCCTATTTTTAGCGTGCTTATCTTATCCTTCGTTATTGGATCAGAAGCTCCTTGAGAGCCAAGCTTGGGTCTGATCCAAGGTCATACTCTGCTATCTCCACTCTATCCTTGGGTCTGATCCAAGTTCACACTGTGCTACCTCCACTCCAACTGCTTTAATGTCACCTGAATTCAAGGACGGTGTATGGAACTTAATTGGATGAATGGGGAGACAGGGCTCCGCAGGATGCAGGGGTTCCTTGTGGGAGGGGCATGGGTTTTCTGGCCGAGGGAGTAGAGCAGATGCTGTTGGCGCTCTGTCCCCTGGGAACACTGGGACAGCAGTTGCAGCTGAGTGGACAGCTCTTGCACACGCAGGGGACTCTCCACCCCAAGTCCCTACCTCTCTGTCTACCTGAGGGGTTCTTCTGGCCACAGGAGCGTGTTTGGTCTGGGGGCAGGTCTGAAATGCTGGAGAATTCATACATCCGGACTCAGTCCCCAACCAGCCAGGGCAGGAGTCGGTAGACAAATACGCCTCCTTCCTCCCCGCTTGGCTGGGCTCTCCTCAGTTTCTCAGAGGGTCCCCAGCACTGGTGAACCCAGTGGCCCTAACCAGTCCCCTGCTCATGATTGCAAACTCTGTtgccctttctcctcttcctgtttCACTCTCCCACTTCTCCTGCTTCCCAGAATCGTCTCTGA
It encodes the following:
- the KCNK16 gene encoding potassium channel subfamily K member 16 — encoded protein: MPRAGLCSRWGGRVLPLLLAYICYLLLGATIFQLLEKQAESQSRDRFQFEKLRFLENYTCLDQQAVEQFVQVIMEAWVKGVNPKGNSTNPSNWDFGSSFFFAGTVVTTIGYGNLAPSTEAGQVFCVFYALVGIPLNVGFLNHLGTGLRAHLTMLERWEDQPRRSQLLQILGLALFLALGTLLILILPPMVFSHVEGWSFSEGFYFAFITLSTIGFGDYVVGTDPSKHYLSVYRSLAAIWILLGLAWLALVLPLGPLLLHRCSQLWLLGRGLGLKEGGAPETSGLPRPQKIPISA